The Engraulis encrasicolus isolate BLACKSEA-1 chromosome 22, IST_EnEncr_1.0, whole genome shotgun sequence sequence ccccactcacctgctcccagtcagaaactcgctttctcgctcgcactaCCGTTTGACGATCACCGCTCttgcaagcctctctctctccccgctcgaaGAATGGAAACTGATGCCGCCGCAGATTTGGACATCCAGGCCTCCGGATCCGAATTCGATgactctgccctctcctcccagCTCGAGTCCCCCGCTCGGAGGGTGCGTAGCCGTCTCCAGCGCCTGGCTCACTCCTCTCCTGCCGCCTCGGCTTCGCTGGTCCGGCTCCCGACACCAGCATCGCCACCGGGGCGCCAGCGCCAACCCGGCCGCTCTCCGGATCCCAGCCTCCGCCCTCGAGCTGCTCGAGCGCCCAGGGTCCCGCCTGGTCGCGGAAGCCGTTCGCCTACGCCCAGCCGAGGCCGCCGGCCCCGCGGTTCCAGCCGCTCCGACCGCCGCCTTCGATCTCGCCGAGACTCCTCCCCGGCCCCCCTCCGTGGGTCCGTGCGCTCCCCCGCTCTGCGTGGTAGCCCCGCCCGGCGGCTCTACAGCTCCGATACCGTTTACCAGCTCCGGTGCGAGCTGCGTAGACGGGGCCTCCGATTCTTCTCGTCTGCAAGGAAAGCCGAGCTCATCCAGCAGCTCTGCATCGACGATGATCGCTGCCGCTCATCCCCCGCCCGGCGTGCCGCCATCGCGCCCTCTCTCTCCAGCGGCGGCGACGGTTCGAGTCAAGCCCCCACTCCGGTCTACCCAGCCCCGGCTGCCTCCCCTCTGGCCGCCCATGGCCTCGCCGGCCCGGCTAGACCACCCGCCACCCGCCCCTGCCTCTGCTTCCCGCCCCCGTGGTCGGGACTGTTGCTCCTGCCGCCAGCGCGGCTTTTTTCCCCGCGGCAGCTGACCCGccgctcccccctctcccccaggcTCCTGCCGCCTTCGTTGCCGCGCCACAGGGGCTCACGGTGCCGGCCCgctttcctccccccctcctccccggaTACACGCCTCCAGCTCCCCTCCTGGCCACGGATTCGACCGTGCCCCCCGGCGGCTGCCCTCCTCCGGCCCCCGGCGCTTTCCGCCTGCCTAGCTACACCCTCGGCTCCGCCGgcatgctgcctcctcctccccacgCCGGGGTCAACGATCCCCCTCCGGTGTCCCTGACGCTCCGTCACCAGATCCTGGCAGGTGCGGACGTggacctttcctctctcctctctctcttccccgacCAAGGCCATCGGAGGGATGTCGACTGCGGGTCCGTTATAGTGTCCTTGAAATCTACCGGTCCCGCCTCTCGGGTCCTGTCGTTCACCGAGTTCGTGGTCGCCTTCTCCCGCTACACCGACGTGATCTGCTCCGTCTTTCCCCACCGCCAACGCGAGCTCAACGATTACCTCGCCGTGGTGGCAGGGCTCGCTGTGTCCTATGGCGGCGCCCATTTTTACACTTACCACCGGCTCTTCTCGGCCAAATGCGCGGCCCGTGTCAGCTCCTGGAACCAATGCCCCTACTGGGGCGCCCTCGACCTGGAGCTGCACAGCCGCGTGTTTCTAAACGTGCAGCTGTCCACCTGCGCAGTTTGCTGCGCCTCTGACCACCGCTCGGCCGACTGCCCCATGGTCGAGGGTAACAAGCCGCGCTCGTCCGCTCCGAAGGCTGTCACGAAGTCCACGGCAGCCGTGCCTACTCATTCCCAGTCCGCCGGGGCGCTTGAAGACCGCCAGGGGCATGACGTGTACCCCCGCCAAGTGTGTCATCGTTTCAATGTATCAAATTGTACGTTGTCCAACTGCCGTTTTTTGCATGTCTGTAATTTTTGTGCCGGCGCCCACGCCCGCCTCGTGTGCCCCGTGTACAAGCCTGCCAATAAAAGACTGCGTCAAAGATATTTGAAGTCTCCTATCGTGGTGTCTGCCTTAGCCGCCGAACTAGCTAGCCACCCCGACAGGGAATTCACTTCCTATCTGCTGTCCGGTTTGACCCAAGGGTTCCATCCCGGCATTTCCGCCATGCCCACTACATCATTTGTTTGCGACAATCTCTTGTCAGCCGTCAACGACCCCAGCGTCGTGTCCGAGCTCCTGGCTTCTGAGGTCAAGTCGGGGTTTATGATCGGGCCATTTTCCACCCCTCCGTTTCCAAGCTACCGCGTGAACCCCATAGGCGTAGCTACTCGTAAGTACTCGGGAAAAAAGCGGCTCATCGTGGACCTGTCTGCTCCCCACAACATCCTGGTCCCAAGTATTAACTCCCTCATTCCCATAGAGGATTACTCAATGAGCTACCAGACCGTGGATGACGCCGTGCGCCTGGTCAAACTGGCCGGTCGCCACAGCTGGCTGTTCAAAGCCGACATAACCGCTGCTTTTAAGGGCTTGCCGATTGACCCCGATTTTTGGCACCTTTTCGGTGTCAGTTGGCGCGGTCTGTTTTATTTTGCCGTTCGCTTGACCTTCGGCTGCCGCAGCAGCCCGAAAATTTTCGACACTCTCTCCGAAGCATTATGTTGGATTTTATCGAACAACTATGACACTAAGCTTTTGGTTCATCTCTTGGACGACTTCCTCACTGTCACGCCTCCGACTGACCACCCCTCCGCTGGCCGCGAGAGGGTGCTCGAAGTCTTCGGGAAACTCGGCGTACCGATTTCTGAAGAGAAGACCTGCGGTCCCGTCCACTCCCTGGAATTTCTGGGTATCATCGTGGACTCGTCCGGATTCTTCACCGCGCTGCCCAAGGAGAAAGTGGATCGGATCATCACGGCCATTGACGGGTTCCTCACTACCCCCTCTACGAACAAGCAGGCACTGTTGTCGCTGTTAGGTCACGTGAACTTCGCAATGCGCGTCATCCCTCAGGGTAGGGCTTTCGTTTCCAACCTCCTGACGACGGCTCATTCCGTCCCCGCCCTGGATGACCCCGTCTCCCTGGACGCGCACTGCATGAAGGACTTGGAGATGTGGCGCATGTTTCTCCTGCAATGGAACGGTCATTCTATGTTCTACGAAGACCACCTCTCTTCTCCGGAGGATATCCGGCTTTTCACCGACGCTGCACCCTCGGTCGGGTTCGGGGGTTATTACGACGGGCGCTGGTTCGCCAGCCCGTGGCCGCCCGAGCTTTCTGATTTGTCACCGGACATGGCTTCATCGGCCGCGTTCGAGATGTACCCTGTCGTCATTGCCGCGCTGCTCTGGGGCAGTTCCTGGTCCGGGAGGAACATCCTCGTCTATTGCGACAATGAAGCGGCCGTCTTCGCCATCAACAAGTGTCGCTCTCGCGCTCCACTGATGTCTCGGTTTCTGCGCCGCTTAGTCTGGACCGCCGCCTGTCACCAGTTTACTCTCACCGCCGCTCATGTCCCTGGTACCCATAATGGCATCGCTGACTCGCTGTCCCGTTTGTCGTTTCAGAGATTCAGGACGTTGGCACCCGAT is a genomic window containing:
- the LOC134438696 gene encoding uncharacterized protein LOC134438696 — encoded protein: METDAAADLDIQASGSEFDDSALSSQLESPARRVRSRLQRLAHSSPAASASLVRLPTPASPPGRQRQPGRSPDPSLRPRAARAPRVPPGRGSRSPTPSRGRRPRGSSRSDRRLRSRRDSSPAPLRGSVRSPALRGSPARRLYSSDTVYQLRCELRRRGLRFFSSARKAELIQQLCIDDDRCRSSPARRAAIAPSLSSGGDGSSQAPTPVYPAPAASPLAAHGLAGPAPAAFVAAPQGLTVPARFPPPLLPGYTPPAPLLATDSTVPPGGCPPPAPGAFRLPSYTLGSAGMLPPPPHAGVNDPPPVSLTLRHQILAGADVDLSSLLSLFPDQGHRRDVDCGSVIVSLKSTGPASRVLSFTEFVVAFSRYTDVICSVFPHRQRELNDYLAVVAGLAVSYGGAHFYTYHRLFSAKCAARVSSWNQCPYWGALDLELHSRVFLNVQLSTCAVCCASDHRSADCPMVEGNKPRSSAPKAVTKSTAAVPTHSQSAGALEDRQGHDVYPRQVCHRFNVSNCTLSNCRFLHVCNFCAGAHARLVCPVYKPANKRLRQRYLKSPIVVSALAAELASHPDREFTSYLLSGLTQGFHPGISAMPTTSFVCDNLLSAVNDPSVVSELLASEVKSGFMIGPFSTPPFPSYRVNPIGVATRKYSGKKRLIVDLSAPHNILVPSINSLIPIEDYSMSYQTVDDAVRLVKLAGRHSWLFKADITAAFKGLPIDPDFWHLFGVSWRGLFYFAVRLTFGCRSSPKIFDTLSEALCWILSNNYDTKLLVHLLDDFLTVTPPTDHPSAGRERVLEVFGKLGVPISEEKTCGPVHSLEFLGIIVDSSGFFTALPKEKVDRIITAIDGFLTTPSTNKQALLSLLGHVNFAMRVIPQGRAFVSNLLTTAHSVPALDDPVSLDAHCMKDLEMWRMFLLQWNGHSMFYEDHLSSPEDIRLFTDAAPSVGFGGYYDGRWFASPWPPELSDLSPDMASSAAFEMYPVVIAALLWGSSWSGRNILVYCDNEAAVFAINKCRSRAPLMSRFLRRLVWTAACHQFTLTAAHVPGTHNGIADSLSRLSFQRFRTLAPDADPDPTPVPPFSDAVFL